One Arachis duranensis cultivar V14167 unplaced genomic scaffold, aradu.V14167.gnm2.J7QH unplaced_Scaffold_149731, whole genome shotgun sequence DNA segment encodes these proteins:
- the LOC107472540 gene encoding uncharacterized protein LOC107472540, giving the protein MPLYAKFMKELLTKKRSLKEGQTVVMTRECSAIIQKKLPKKMKDPGSFHISCTIGNMMIERAFCDLGASINLMPLSLMRKLQIHELKPTKIALQMADKSIQQALGVVENVLVKVDKFFLPVDFVILDIEEDDNTPIILGRPFLATARALIDVEKGELMLRVHDEHIVFHVFKNLQDSTQEEECMKIDSIDPNLKEAHDETLPMHLSSCWEERKKVKVL; this is encoded by the coding sequence ATGCCCCtatatgctaagttcatgaaggaaTTGTTGACAAAGAAAAGATCCTTGAAAGAGGGACAAACGGTTGTGATGACCAGGGAGTGTAGTGCCATCATCCAGAAAAAGTTGCCAAAGAAGATGAAAGACCCAGGGAGCTTTCACATCTCCTGCACAATAGGCAACATGATGATTGAGAGAGCATTTTGTGAtcttggtgcaagcataaatctgatgCCTCTATCTCTGATGAGAAAGCTTCAGATTCATGAATTGAAACCTACAAAGATAGCCCTTCAAATGGCGGATAAATCTATTCAACAAGCACTTGGGGTTGTAGAGAATGTATTAGTAAAGGTGGACAAATTTTTCCTCCCAGTTGACTTTGTCATCCTAGACATAGAGGAAGATGACAACACCCCCATTATTCTAGGGAGGCCCTTTTTAGCTACTGCCAGGGCATTGATAGATGTCGAAAAAGGAGAATTAATGCTAAGGGTGCATGATGAGCATATAGTGTTCCATGTGTTCAAGAATTTGCAAGACTCTACCCAAGAGGAAGAGTGTATGAAGATTGATTCCATAGATCCAAACTTGAAAGAGGCACATGATGAGACACTTCCAATGCACCTAAGCTCATGCTgggaagaaaggaaaaaggtgAAAGTGTTGTAA